A single region of the Bacteroidales bacterium genome encodes:
- a CDS encoding purine/pyrimidine permease has translation IVTAPSIIIMGLVVAKLHFGEDVAAQVFYMQKLCCILGITLMAQIFFGHRLPLVVGPASVLLIGILASAASDISAIYTGILIGGVFITVIAVSGLLTHFRKIFTPRVISVIMLLIPVTLAPTILKLGFANDRNTAFNLAFILLIPLILVFVNKILKGAWKSTTLIWGILAGSLLVYWYDGLPDTGMISTNSSPDSLFIGFQFDWGVTLSFLFCSVALIINEVSSIQAVGQMLHAPDMKKRNKWGVAITGLSNILSGSMGVIGSIDYSSSVGIISSTRGASRFPFVPTAILLIICSFFPDLVKMLLSIPDLVMGTVMLYVMVSQFSAGMQMITTNHAVRHFEDGAIIGLPVMAALLISFIPGEVMMEIPALIRPICGNGFVMGVIIVLLMEHLLSDKRDTKALKP, from the coding sequence TGTATCCTGGGAATTACCTTGATGGCACAGATCTTCTTCGGCCACCGGCTTCCCCTGGTAGTCGGCCCTGCATCTGTTTTACTGATCGGGATACTCGCTTCTGCAGCTTCCGACATATCAGCTATCTATACAGGTATTCTGATCGGTGGAGTATTCATTACCGTAATTGCAGTTAGTGGATTATTGACTCATTTCCGCAAGATTTTTACCCCGCGGGTCATTTCGGTAATCATGCTGTTAATTCCCGTCACATTGGCTCCTACCATTCTTAAATTAGGCTTTGCCAATGACCGTAATACTGCTTTTAATCTTGCATTTATCCTGCTAATACCTCTGATTCTGGTATTTGTCAATAAAATACTGAAAGGAGCCTGGAAATCAACCACGCTGATATGGGGGATCCTTGCCGGAAGTTTATTGGTATATTGGTATGACGGCCTTCCTGATACCGGAATGATCTCTACCAATAGTAGTCCTGATTCCCTGTTCATTGGCTTTCAATTTGATTGGGGCGTTACGCTTTCCTTCTTATTTTGTTCAGTGGCCCTTATCATCAATGAGGTAAGCTCCATACAAGCCGTTGGCCAGATGTTACATGCACCCGATATGAAGAAACGGAATAAATGGGGAGTAGCCATCACAGGTTTATCGAACATTTTATCCGGATCAATGGGTGTAATCGGTTCCATTGATTATTCTTCAAGTGTCGGAATCATTTCTTCCACCCGGGGAGCCTCCCGTTTTCCATTTGTTCCTACCGCAATCCTTTTAATTATATGCTCGTTTTTCCCTGATCTTGTGAAAATGCTATTGAGTATTCCCGACCTGGTCATGGGAACGGTGATGCTTTATGTCATGGTTTCACAATTTTCCGCCGGAATGCAAATGATAACGACCAATCATGCGGTTCGGCATTTCGAAGACGGAGCCATCATCGGCCTGCCTGTCATGGCAGCACTGTTGATCTCATTTATTCCCGGAGAAGTAATGATGGAAATACCGGCCTTAATCCGTCCCATTTGTGGAAATGGTTTTGTTATGGGCGTGATCATTGTTTTATTGATGGAACATTTATTATCTGATAAAAGGGACACAAAGGCTTTAAAGCCCTGA